TATCAGAGAAAGCTGAAAATAATGTTAAGAAACCTGTTAACAGCTGGATTGGCAGAAAAATATTTCATCAAAAACTAATTTTGACTAGTTAAGTACATTTAACTTCTTGCGATTTGAGAAAATTGTATAAAATAATAGAATGGTTCCCAATATTTCGAGACATTCCAAGATAAAAAGATTGTTATATTAATTGAGACAGCAAAAGTAAATGAAAGTATGTTCAGTTGTACATCTTAACATATTATAATGAAAAAAATTCTCTTACAGAAAAGTAAACACAATTTAAGGATAACATCAAGAGTAGGATAGTGAATTTGGAAGAGTGGAGAATCAAcatttttttgaatcaaaattACCTGAATAAACATATGATACCCTTCAGTTTGGGCAGGATCAGCTGGATTTGGCTGATCTAACAAGTCCTGGATACCAACCAGTATCTGTTTCACAGTGATGGCTGGTCTCCATCCctaaacaagaaaaataaaataatagccATCATACATTGAGCACAGTCAGTAAGCATAAGAATAGGACAAAGAAACAGCAAACCCCACATACACTATCTTCATTCAGGATCGACAAGCAGACTGTTCCAGACGGATAGACATTTGGATGGAAAAAGCCTGGTGGGAATTTACACTTTGGCGGTTTACTCGGATAATCTTCACTGAAGTGAATTGTAAGTGGATAAAAACCACCGTCCCAATCAGTCTGCAAGCATTAAAATGTCATTTAAGGACAAAGAATAACAAAAAGATAAACACAATTTCCCCTAAATGAGACAAGCATAGTACTTTCACTGAATTAGGATAATGCTACATGATTAGAAAGCTTTATATGCTCTGACGATGGCTTTGATCTGAGAGAGGCAGGGGAAGAAACCAGAAGCATAAGAGAAATCAACTCTGCACCTTGCACTGTACATAAACCAATTGATCCATCC
Above is a genomic segment from Lycium barbarum isolate Lr01 chromosome 12, ASM1917538v2, whole genome shotgun sequence containing:
- the LOC132621726 gene encoding SUMO-conjugating enzyme SCE1-like — protein: MSGGIARGRLAEERKAWRKNHPHGFVAKPETLPDGSVNLMIWHCTIPGKTGTDWDGGFYPLTIHFSEDYPSKPPKCKFPPGFFHPNVYPSGTVCLSILNEDSGWRPAITVKQILVGIQDLLDQPNPADPAQTEGYHMFIQDALEYRKRVRLQSKQYPPLV